The Arachis duranensis cultivar V14167 chromosome 2, aradu.V14167.gnm2.J7QH, whole genome shotgun sequence genome has a window encoding:
- the LOC107475323 gene encoding pyruvate decarboxylase 2: MDAMLGSLDACKPACNDVGSLPNGTVSAIQGSHSSSLVTPCDATLGRHLARRLVEIGVTDVFSVPGDFNLTLLDHLIAEPNLNVIGCCNELNAGYAADGYARSRGVGACVVTFTVGGLSVLNAIAGAYSENLPVICIVGGPNTNDYGTNRILHHTIGLPDFTQELRCFQTVTCYQAVVNNLEDAHEMLDTAISTALKESKPVYISISCNLAAIPHPTFSREPVPFSLSPKLSNQMGLEAAVEAAADFLNKAVKPVLVGGPKLRVAKASDAFVELADACGYAFGVMPSAKGLVPENHPHFIGTFWGAVSTSFCAEIVESADAYLFAGPIFNDYSSVGYSLLLKKEKAIIVQPDRVVIGNGPAFGCVLMKDFLKALAKRLKHNNTSYENYYRIFVPDGKPISSEPGAPLRVNILFQHIQNMLSNETAVIAETGDSWFNCQKLKLPKGCGYEFQMQYGSIGWSVGATLGYAQAVPEKRVIACIGDGSFQVTAQDVSTMLRCGQKTIIFLINNGGYTIEVEIHDGPYNVIKNWNYTGLVDAIHNGEGKCWTTKVTCEEELVNAIETATGAKKDCFCFIEVICHKDDTSKELLEWGSRVCAANSRPPNPQ, translated from the exons ATGGACGCAATGTTAGGATCCTTAGATGCATGCAAGCCAGCGTGCAACGACGTAGGATCCTTACCAAACGGCACTGTTTCAGCAATCCAAGGCAGTCACTCTTCATCTCTCGTCACACCCTGCGACGCCACCCTAGGCCGCCACCTGGCACGGAGGCTGGTCGAGATTGGCGTCACGGACGTTTTCTCCGTCCCCGGCGACTTCAACCTGACGCTCCTCGACCACCTGATCGCCGAGCCCAACCTCAACGTGATCGGGTGCTGTAACGAGCTCAACGCCGGGTACGCAGCGGACGGGTACGCGCGGAGCCGGGGCGTGGGCGCGTGTGTGGTTACCTTTACCGTTGGAGGATTGAGCGTGCTGAACGCGATCGCCGGAGCGTACAGCGAGAACTTGCCGGTGATATGTATCGTCGGGGGACCGAACACGAATGACTATGGGACCAACCGGATCTTGCATCACACCATTGGCTTGCCGGATTTCACCCAGGAGCTTCGCTGCTTCCAAACGGTGACTTGCTACCag GCTGTGGTTAATAACCTGGAAGATGCTCATGAGATGCTTGACACTGCAATCTCAACCGCACTGAAAGAAAGCAAACCTGTTTATATCAGCATCAGCTGTAACTTGGCTGCAATTCCTCATCCCACTTTCAGTAGGGAGCCAGTTCCATTTTCATTGTCTCCAAA ATTGAGTAATCAAATGGGGTTGGAGGCAGCAGTAGAGGCTGCAGCTGACTTCCTAAACAAGGCAGTGAAGCCGGTACTCGTCGGCGGTCCTAAGCTGAGAGTGGCCAAGGCTAGTGATGCCTTTGTTGAATTGGCTGATGCATGTGGCTATGCTTTTGGGGTGATGCCATCAGCTAAAGGACTAGTCCCTGAGAACCACCCTCACTTCATCGGAACATTCTGGGGCGCCGTGAGTACCTCATTCTGCGCCGAGATTGTAGAGTCTGCTGACGCATATTTGTTTGCTGGACCAATTTTCAATGACTACAGCTCAGTTGGGTACTCACTCCTTCTCAAGAAAGAGAAGGCCATCATTGTGCAGCCGGACCGGGTAGTGATCGGAAATGGACCTGCATTTGGGTGTGTTCTGATGAAGGATTTCCTTAAGGCCCTTGCGAAGCGACTTAAGCACAACAACACTTCATATGAGAACTATTACAGGATCTTTGTCCCTGATGGAAAGCCTATCAGCTCTGAACCAGGAGCACCTTTAAGAGTCAATATTCTGTTTCAACATATACAGAATATGCTGTCTAATGAAACTGCTGTAATTGCTGAGACAGGGGATTCATGGTTTAACTGCCAAAAGCTGAAATTGCCAAAAGGATGTGG GTATGAGTTCCAAATGCAATATGGCTCAATTGGATGGTCTGTTGGTGCAACTCTTGGTTATGCACAGGCTGTGCCTGAGAAGAGAGTGATTGCTTGCATTGGTGATGGAAGCTTTCAG GTGACAGCTCAGGATGTGTCTACAATGCTGAGATGTGGGCAGAAGACCATAATCTTCCTGATAAACAATGGTGGATACACCATTGAAGTTGAAATCCATGATGGACCATACAATGTGATCAAGAACTGGAATTACACTGGCTTGGTTGATGCAATCCACAATGGTGAAGGAAAATGCTGGACCACTAAG GTCACATGTGAAGAGGAGCTTGTTAATGCAATTGAAACAGCAACAGGAGCAAAGAAGGATTGCTTTTGCTTCATTGAGGTGATTTGTCACAAGGATGATACAAGCAAAGAATTGCTTGAATGGGGTTCTAGGGTTTGTGCTGCCAATAGCCGTCCACCAAATCCTCAGTGA
- the LOC107475347 gene encoding transcription factor bHLH140: protein MDMDVDEASRPKEGKAILVILVGAPGSGKSTFCEEVMRSSTRPWIRVCQDTIGNGKAGSKAQCLSSAASALKDHKSVFIDRCNLDREQRSEFVKLGDVHKIDVHAVVLDLPAKLCISRSVKRTGHEGNLQGGKAAAVVNRMLQKKELPKLSEGYSRITFCQSESDVKGAINTYGSLGPLDNLPHGCFGQKNPDSKVQVGIMKFLKKVPAPDAAARPDGSGDTTSQNPGKNDYFHKDVEMAYPILDNPNLESKEGESQGVAFDGSHASRVSLDDAPTLAFPSISTSDFQFNYEKAADIIVEKIAEFTAKLGNARLVLVDLTHKSKILSLVKAKASEKHIDTQKFLTHVGDITKLHSTGGLNCNVIANAANWRLKPGGGGVNAAIFNAAGPELESATKERAKSLSPGNAVVVPLPASSPLFVTEGVTHVIHVLGPNMNPQRPNCLNNDYEKGCKILQDAYASLFEGFASIVRTQAGQSREKNENIVKKALKLQDKSECHSRNNLTNIDQKNKRDADHGSEKSKKCKGIQDSFGVSSNSRDERVDSEHRRNGGSMNKAWGSWAQALHQMAMHPEKHKDDLLEISEDVVVLNDLYPKAKKHVLILSRTRGVDCLEDVQKEHFQLLKKMHDVGLKWARKFLDENASLVFRLGYHSAPSMQQLHLHVISQDFDSKHMKNKKHWNSFNTAFFRDSIDVMDEVSSHGKATLKDDDKLLSMELRCHRCRSAHPNDKLLFTLLLC, encoded by the exons ATGGACATGGACGTCGACGAAGCTTCTCGACCCAAAGAGGGAAAGGCCATTTTAGTCATTTTAGTGGGAGCACCGGGAAGTGGCAAATCAACTTTCTGTGAAGAAGTGATGCGTTCTTCAACTCGCCCTTGGATTCGCGTTTGCCAg GACACCATTGGAAATGGTAAAGCAGGAAGTAAAGCTCAATGCCTGAGCAGTGCAGCTAGTGCATTGAAGGATCATAAGAGTGTGTTTATTGATAGGTGCAATCTTGACAGAGAGCAGCGCTCCGAATTCGTAAAGCTAGGTGATGTGCACAAAATAGATGTGCATGCAGTTGTGCTTGATCTTCCTGCTAAACTTTGTATTTCTCGATCCGTTAAACGGACTGGCCATGAAGGAAACCTTCAGGGTGGAAAAGCTGCAGCAGTTGTGAATAGAATGCTTCAAAAGAAAGAGCTGCCCAAATTAAGCGAAGGCTATAGCCGGATAACATTTTGTCAGAGTGAAAGTGATGTCAAAGGTGCCATTAATACATACGGCTCACTTGGGCCACTGGATAACCTCCCACATGGCTGCTTTGGCCAGAAAAATCCAGATTCAAAAGTTCAAGTTGGTATAATGAAGTTCCTAAAAAAGGTGCCAGCCCCTGATGCAGCAGCAAGACCTGATGGAAGTGGAGACACTACGTCCCAAAATCCTGGGAAAAATGATTATTTCCACAAAGATGTAGAAATGGCATACCCAATTCTAGATAATCCCAACTTAGAGTCAAAGGAAGGAGAAAGCCAGGGAGTGGCCTTCGATGGTTCCCATGCCAGTCGAGTTTCTCTGGATGATGCTCCCACTCTGGCATTTCCATCTATTTCAACATCTGATTTCCAATTCAATTATGAAAAGGCAGCTGATATTATTGTTGAGAAGATTGCAGAGTTTACAGCTAAGCTTGGCAATGCTAGACTTGTGCTGGTTGATTTGACTCATAAATCAAAGATTCTTTCCTTGGTTAAAGCCAAAGCATCTGAAAAACACATTGACACCCAAAAGTTTCTTACCCATGTCGGTGACATTACTAAACTTcattctacaggaggtttaaACTGTAATGTCATAGCTAATGCTGCCAACTG GCGGTTAAAACCTGGAGGTGGAGGTGTTAATGCAGCCATTTTTAATGCTGCGGGTCCTGAACTGGAGTCTGCAACCAAAGAAAGAGCAAAATCTCTTTCACCTGGAAATGCTGTTGTTGTCCCTCTACCTGCATCTTCTCCTTTGTTTGTTACAGAGGGTGTAACCCATGTCATACATGTTCTTGGACCTAATATGAACCCTCAAAGGCCAAATTGTCTCAACAATGATTATGAAAAAGGATGCAAAATTCTTCAAGATGCTTATGCTTCCCTATTTGAAGGCTTTGCATCAATTGTGAGGACCCAGGCAGGGCAATctagagaaaaaaatgaaaacattgTAAAAAAGGCTTTGAAATTGCAGGATAAATCTGAATGTCATTCCAGAAATAATTTGACAAATATTGatcaaaagaataagagagatgcTGATCATGGGTCTGAGAAGAGCAAAAAATGTAAGGGAATTCAGGATAGTTTTGGAGTGAGCTCTAATTCCAGAGATGAAAGGGTAGATTCGGAGCATAGAAGAAATGGTGGGAGCATGAATAAGGCATGGGGATCATGGGCACAAGCTCTTCATCAAATGGCTATGCATCCTGAGAAACATAAAGATGACTTGCTTGAGATTTCAGAGGATGTTGTTGTTCTGAATGATCTCTATCCTAAG GCAAAGAAACATGTTCTCATTTTGTCTCGTACCAGAGGAGTTGATTGCCTGGAAGATGTCCAGAAAGAACACTTTCAGTTGCTGAAGAAGATGCATGATGTGGGTTTAAAGTGGGCCAGGAAGTTCCTAGATGAGAATGCTTCACTGGTCTTTCGCCTTGGATATCACTCA GCTCCGTCAATGCAACAACTGCATTTACATGTTATCAGCCAGGACTTTGATTCAAAACATATGAAGAACAAGAAGCACTGGAACTCATTCAACACTGCTTTCTTTCGCGACTCGATAGACGTAATGGACGAGGTCTCTAGTCATGGGAAAGCAACACTGAAAGATGATGATAAGCTGTTGTCCATGGAGTTGAGGTGCCACAGATGTAGAAGTGCGCATCCAAATGACAAGCTTTTGTTTACATTGCTACTATGCTAG
- the LOC107475349 gene encoding receptor-like protein 48: MMRIENHLFLWLYLLLPLCLVNFTITINAATSHCLGHQHSLLLHLKNNLTYNQNQSKKLIHWNHVHDCCHWKGVSCNKGHVIALDLSQESISGGNFSSLFHMQFLQSLNLAYNEFISFETCSEFQNLKNLRYLNLSNAGIVGEIPKNIFQLPSLQVLDLSDNQGLNGFLPQNIPHQFASLNYLNLSHTNFSGPLPQSLFNLRKLSTLDLSNCQFNGTLPNSMSNLTHVVYLDLSFNNFTGPLPSFNRSNALRSFALNHNYFSGTIPSTNFNGLANLVRVDLGDNSFDGRVPSSLFALPSLQKLILSYNRFEGPLKKLPNCSSSSLEMLDLSGNNFQGPIPPSIFQLKRLFLLQLSTNKFNGTIKLDNIRSLPKLKTFDLSHNNLSVVGANVTYDQDFSYFPMLNNLMLASCKLDAFPSFLRNQSTLLYLDLSNNQIEGIIPNWIWKFEFLMALNLSNNLLVGMEGPFQNLGSNLFLLDLHGNQLQGTAPIFTKSIIYLDYSNNNFSSFIPADIGNQIPNAVYVYLSNNSFHGEIHESFCNMTFLRLLDLSDNRFNGEIPKCLATSDRSLRVLSLAGNELSGHVPDTFPTSCALRFLDFNGNLLDGTVPRSLTNCQNLQVLNLGKNQLIDTFPCFLKNILKLRVMILRSNKFHGHIECPSSTGNWEMLQILDLASNNFSGLLSSSLLQSWKALMHDEDRSRFGHLSFGLFDNINLIQNVGILTTEFSNADKMKFAKLVAMEPLFVVDHIVSHVMEGVYGIGRYEDSVTIVNKGQQMKLVKILIAFTSLDFSSNYFEGPIPEEIMNFKALHALNLSHNSFSGHIPSTLGNLRNLESLDLSMNSLGGEIPTELASITFLAIMNLSYNHLVGRIPTGTQIQSFEADSFIGNEELCGPPLTQNCSGEGGQGLSQPPSSETTNSHSSSSIDWSLLSVELGFTFGFGIFIMPLILWKRWRLWYSKKVDDALYKIVPQLDFVYERHGGKKYRYLRWKPY; this comes from the coding sequence ATGATGAGAATTGAGAACCACCTTTTCTTATGGCTTTACTTGCTACTACCCTTGTGCCTAGTGAACTTTACTATCACCATTAATGCTGCTACTTCCCATTGTCTTGGCCATCAACATTCCTTGTTGCTCCATTTGAAGAACAACCTCACATATAACCAAAATCAGtccaaaaaattaattcattggAACCATGTTCATGATTGCTGCCACTGGAAAGGGGTCTCTTGCAACAAGGGACATGTTATAGCACTAGACTTGAGCCAAGAATCTATCTCTGGAGGTAACTTTAGCAGTCTCTTCCACATGCAATTTTTGCAGAGTTTGAATTTGGCTTATAATGAGTTCATCTCCTTTGAAACTTGTTCTGAGTTCCAAAACTTGAAGAATCTGAGGTATTTGAATTTGTCAAATGCTGGCATTGTGGGAGAAATTCCAAAAAATATCTTCCAATTACCATCCCTTCAAGTTCTTGATTTATCTGATAATCAAGGACTTAATGGTTTCCTACCACAAAATATCCCACATCAATTTGCATCTCTCAACTACTTGAATCTCAGTCATACAAATTTTTCTGGACCACTACCACAGTCTCTCTTCAACTTGAGGAAACTATCAACATTGGATCTATCAAATTGCCAGTTTAATGGGACACTTCCTAATTCAATGTCAAATCTTACCCATGTAGTTTATCTAGACTTGTCATTCAATAACTTCACTGGCCCTCTTCCATCTTTCAATAGGTCCAATGCTCTTAGGAGTTTTGCTCTCAATCATAATTACTTTAGTGGTACAATTCCATCCACCAATTTTAATGGCCTTGCAAATCTTGTGAGAGTTGATTTAGGAGATAACTCTTTCGATGGAAGAGTCCCCTCAAGTTTGTTTGCACTTCCATCTCTACAAAAACTCATTCTTTCGTACAATAGATTTGAAGGCCCATTGAAGAAACTACCAAATTGTTCTTCCTCATCTTTAGAGATGCTTGATTTGAGTGGAAACAATTTTCAAGGTCCCATTCCCCCATCTATTTTCCAACTCAAAAGACTCTTTTTGCTTCAGCTTTCAACAAACAAGTTCAACGGCACAATAAAGTTGGACAATATTCGGAGCCTACCAAAGTTAAAAACATTTGATCTGTCTCACAACAATTTGTCAGTTGTTGGTGCAAATGTTACATATGATCAAGATTTCTCATACTTCCCCATGCTTAACAATCTTATGTTGGCTTCATGCAAGTTGGATGCATTTCCTTCCTTCTTGAGAAATCAGTCCACTTTGCTTTACCTTGACTTATCCAACAACCAAATTGAAGGAATCATACCCAATTGGATttggaaatttgaatttttgatggCCCTAAATCTTTCCAATAACCTTTTGGTAGGTATGGAAGGGCCTTTCCAAAACCTTGGTTCAAATTTATTCCTGCTTGACCTTCATGGCAACCAATTGCAAGGGACAGCCCCCATTTTCACAAAGAGCATTATTTACTTGGATTACTCCAACAACAATTTCAGCTCATTCATTCCAGCAGACATTGGTAACCAAATTCCAAACGCAGTTTACGTGTATCTTTCAAACAATAGTTTTCATGGAGAAATCCATGAATCCTTTTGTAATATGACATTTCTCCGATTGCTTGATCTTTCGGATAATCGCTTCAACGGCGAGATTCCAAAGTGTTTGGCAACAAGTGACAGATCTTTGAGAGTATTAAGTCTTGCTGGGAATGAACTCAGTGGCCATGTACCAGACACATTCCCAACATCTTGTGCTTTAAGGTTTCTAGATTTTAATGGAAATCTTTTAGATGGAACCGTTCCAAGATCTTTGACAAATTGTCAAAATCTACAAGTCTTGAATCTTGGAAAGAACCAATTAATTGATACTTTTCCTTGCTTCTTGAAGAACATTTTGAAACTGAGAGTCATGATTCTAAGGTCAAACAAATTTCATGGGCATATTGAATGTCCTAGTAGCACTGGCAACTGGGAGATGCTTCAAATTCTTGACCTAGCCTCCAACAACTTTAGTGGCTTGTTGTCATCTTCGCTTCTGCAAAGTTGGAAAGCGTTGATGCATGATGAAGATAGATCACGGTTTGGGCATTTATCTTTTGGTTTATTTGATAACATTAATCTTATACAGAATGTTGGGATTTTAACCACAGAATTCAGCAATGCTGATAAGATGAAATTCGCTAAGCTTGTTGCCATGGAACCACTTTTTGTGGTGGACCACATTGTCTCTCATGTCATGGAAGGCGTATATGGTATTGGTAGGTATGAGGATTCAGTTACAATTGTGAACAAAGGTCAACAAATGAAGTTGGTAAAGATTCTCATTGCCTTCACTTCATTGGATTTCTCATCCAACTATTTTGAAGGGCCAATACcagaagaaatcatgaatttcAAAGCATTGCATGCTCTTAACTTGTCACACAATTCTTTCTCAGGCCATATCCCTTCAACTTTGGGAAACTTGAGAAATCTTGAGTCCTTAGACTTGTCAATGAATTCTTTGGGGGGAGAGATTCCGACTGAGCTTGCAAGCATaacttttcttgccatcatgAATCTCTCTTATAATCATCTTGTGGGAAGAATCCCAACAGGTACTCAAATCCAATCGTTTGAAGCAGATTCATTTATAGGCAATGAGGAGTTGTGTGGGCCACCATTAACCCAAAATTGTAGTGGTGAAGGAGGACAAGGACTGTCACAACCGCCGTCATCTGAAACTACTAACTCTCATAGTAGTAGCTCAATTGATTGGAGTTTGTTAAGTGTGGAATTGGGATTCACTTTTGGGTTTGGAATCTTTATCATGCCACTCATTTTGTGGAAGAGATGGAGGTTGTGGTACTCCAAGAAAGTAGACGATGCTCTATACAAGATTGTCCCTCAGCTTGATTTCGTATATGAACGTCATGGTGGCAAGAAGTATAGATACTTAAGGTGGAAGCCTTATTGA